CGACCTGTTCGCGGATCTCGACGTTGGCGCCGTCGAGCGTGCCGATGGTCAGCGCCCCGTTCATCATGAATTTCATGTTCCCGGTGCCCGATGCCTCCTTGCCGGCGGTCGAGATCTGCTCGGACAGATCTGCTGCGGGATAGATCACCTGCGCGTTCTGGACGTTGAAGTTGGGAATGAAGGCTACTTTCATGCGGTCGTTGACGTCCGGATCGGCGTTGACGGTTTCCGCGACGGAGTTGACCAGCTTGATCATGAGTTTGGCCATGGTGTAACCGGGTGCCGCCTTGCCGCCGAAAATGTATGCACGCGGCGCTATTTCGAGATGCGGGCGCTGCTTGAGCCGGTGGTAGGCGGTGACGATGTGCAGCAGGTTGAGGTGCTGACGCTTGTATTCGTGAATGCGCTTGACCTGGATGTCGAAGAGCCAGTCCGGATCCACCGCGATACCGGTGTTAGCTCGTACGTAGTCCGACAGCCGCGCCTTGTTCTCCCGCTTGACGGCCCGCCACCGCTGCTGCAGCGCGGGATCACCCGCCAGCGGGGCCAGCTCGCGCAACCTGTCGAGGTCACGCAACCACCCTTCCCCGAGTGTCTCGTCGAGCAGTCGGCGCAGGCCGGGATTGGACAGGGCGACGAAGCGGCGCGGGGTCACCCCGTTGGTCTTGTTGCTGAACCGCTCCGGCCACATCTCGTAGAAGTCTTTGAGCACAGTGGTTTTCAGAAGCTCGGAGTGCAGCGCCGCGACACCGTTGACGGCATGGCTGCCGACGGTCGCCAGGTGTGCCATGCGAATCCGCCGCTCGCCGCCCTCGTCGATCAGCGACATCCGCCGGACGCGGTCCTCGTCACCGGGGAACCGTGCGCGCACCTCGTCGAGGAAGCGGCGGTTGATCTCATAGATGATTTCCAGGTGCCGCGGCAGGAATCGCTGAAACATTGACAGCGGCCAGGTTTCGAGGGCCTCGGGCAGCAGGGTGTGGTTGGTGTAGGCCAATGATGCCACGGTGATCTGCCATGCCTCGTCCCAGTCGAGATCACGTTCGTCGACGAGCAGGCGCATCAGCTCGGCGACGGCGATCGAGGGGTGGGTGTCGTTGAGTTGTATCGCGACCCGGTTCGAGAGCTCCCGGACCGGCAGGCCGGCGAAGTCTTCGAGCAGGTGCAGCATGTCCTGCAGCGAGCAAGACACGAAGAAGTGCTGCTGGGCCAGCCGCAGTTGCTTGCCGACTTCCGGCTGATCATTGGGGTAGAGCACCTTGGTGAGGGTTTCGGAGACCACCTGGTCATCCACGGCGCGGTAGTAGTCGCCGGCGTTGAAGGCGTCCAGGGCAAGCGACTGGATGGCGCGGGCGCTCCATAGCGTGAGGGTGTTGCAGGTGTTGACGCCGTAGCCCTGAATGGGCGTGCCGTAGTAGACGCCCTTGGCCGCGCGCTGCGGGACCCAGCGCACCCGGTACCTGCCCTGCTCGTCGGTGTAGGACTCGGTGTGTCCGCCCCAGCCGACCTGATAGCTCAGTTCGGGTTTGGCGATCTCCCACGGATTGCCGTCGGCCAGCCAGTTGTCGGTCTTCTCCACCTGCCAGCCGTCGTGGATTTCCTGGTCGAAGATGCCGAACTCGTAGCGGATGCCATAACCGATGGCGGGACGCTCCAGGGTGGCCAGCGAGTCCAGGTAGCAGGCCGCTAACCGGCCCAGTCCGCCGTTGCCCAGGCCCGGCTCCTCCTCGCAGGCCAGCACCTCGTCGAGGTCTTGGCCCAGCGCGGCCAAGGCCGCCCGGGCCTGGTCCTCGAGCTGCAGGTTGAGCAGGTTGTTGCCCAAGTGCGGGCCGAGCAGGAACTCCGCCGACAGATAGCAGGCCACCTTGCGGGACAGGTCGAGATAGGTCTGGGTGGTCTCGATCCACCGCTGCTGCATCCGGTCACGCACGGCCAGCGCCAGAGCGCGGTAGTAGTGCTTGGGCTGCAGGAAGGCGGCCGGGCGGCCGAGGGAGTAGCGCAGGTGGTCCTCGATCGCCTGGAGCAGCGCGTGGGAACTCATGCCGGTACGGACATCCTCGACGCTGGAGGGTGCTGCGCCGGCAGCCGATGCTGTCGTCGACGATTGGGCAGCAGGCTGATTGGCATGGGTCATGTTGGGGCTTCCCTCATTGGTATTCCAGCTGTCGTGGTGCATGCGAGTATCGCACTGCGGATTGGCCGGTCGTTGCCGTATCCGCCGGTGGCCCGCGATCAGATCAGGCGTCAGTCGGCGAGCCGCGAGCTGGGGCTGGCTTTCTTTTCCGCATACATCAATTCGTCTGCCTGAGCGAGCAATTCGTCGATGGCATTGACGTCAGCCGCGCGCGCCCGCACCACGCCGATGCTGGCAGAAACGCGATAGGACCGGTGGCTGGTCTCGTTGAAATGTCGAAATCCCGCTACCAGCCGCGCCTTGAGCGTCGCGGAATCACAGTCGACATCAGTGACCAGGGCGCAGAATTCGTCGCCGCCCATGCGGGCGAGGATGGCCGACTCGGGCAGTGCGGTGCGCAGCACGCGGGCCACGTCGGCGATCAGTGTGTCGCCCACGTCGTGGCCCAGTTGATCGTTGACCCGTTTGAGTCCGTCGACGTCCAGGAACGCGAGCATGCAATCGCGACCCTGGCGGCGCGCCGCGCCAAGCGCCGCGTCGGCCAGCAGATAGAAACCGCGGCGGTTGTTGAGCCCGGTCAGTTCGTCGGTCACCGACAGGCGGCGGATCTCCTCATGGCCCTTTTCCAGCGCCGCGGTGCGGTCGCGTACACGCCGTTCCATTTCGACGTAGACCTGGACGTTCTCCATGGCGATCGAGGTCGAATCCGCCAGGGCTTGAAGCAAGCAGACCTCTTGTTCGGTAGGCCGGTGCTGCTGTGCCCAGTAGTTGCCGATCGCGCCGATCGGATCGAGCTTGCGGATCGGAACCATCACCAGGCTCTTGATGAACGTGGGGCGGTAGATGGTGTGTGGAATGCGGGGGTCGCGGTAGATATCCGGGACTACTGCCGCGTCTCGGTTGAGCATCGCCCAGCCGCTGATACAGGCCTCGACCGGGAAGCGGCTGCCCTTCCACAGCGGACCGATGGCGTCTTCGTCGGCGTAATAACACATGTCGTGCTCGCGCAGCACGAACGTGGCACCGTCACAACCGAGGAGTTCCCGCGCCGACGACCGGACAATTCGCTGTATGTCGGGCAGGCTGCGCGCCAACGACAATTCCTGGACGGCCTGCACGAGGCGTTCCATACCGCTGACATAGTCGAAAAGCGCAAATCGCAGAGGCGATGACGAAGCGGCGGGCACAGATAAATGCAGGGCGTTCATGCGCACCTCCGTGCAACTGGCCGCATCTGGGCGAAAGGCGCCGCCAACGCAGTCGTGTACTTTACACCGGTCGACGACATGTTGCCCTGGATCCGCCGATAATGGCCGGTTGACCAGGCAACTTCCGGTCCCTCGCGAACGCGGGATCCCTGAGCCCGGCGACTGCCGGTCAGTGCGGGTCTGGCCGTTGGCAACCACGATCGGGCGAACTCGGGAATTCTGCGGCGACTTCGCGCACGGGCCACCATCGGTGCGCTGCAACCTGCGGATATCCGGCCGCATGACCCGACCCTGGCGAATGCCGGATAGGCGTCCAACTGCGCCGATGCCGCGGCTCCTACCTGCGCAAGCGCCGACGGCGTCCCTGCCGTTCCGATGGTGGGATCGGTAGTCGCGGAGATCGTCCAGATTGAAAGAAGAGGTGCTAAGTTGACGTCGCCGGTCGGGGTCTGGAGCCGATATTTCGCAATACGGACTGTTCCGCGCTCGCCGGTTTGGCCCCTTGACCCGACCTTGTGCAGGCGCTGAGGAGAACCAGTGAGCATCAATCCGTTCGACGACGATAACGGCAGCTTTTTCGTTTTGGTCAACGACGAGGAGCAGCACAGTCTGTGGCCGGTGTTCGCCGATATTCCGGCCGGATGGCGTGTCGTTTTCGGTGAGGCGTCCCGGGCGGAGTGCCTCGATTACGTGGAACAGAACTGGACCGACATACGACCGAAGAGTCTGCGCGACAGGCTCGCCCGCAACGCCGGCTCTGACGCCTAAATTCCGCTCGGGATCGACGGTCCGATGAAACCTGACGAGCAGCCGCGTGGGAGGTCGGCCGATGGGCAGGTCGAGATCCGCGGTTATCGCATCGAGTTGGGTCAGATTCGGGCGGCATCAGCTGACCTGGCCGGGGTCGAGCAGGCGGTGGTCATCGCCCGTGAGCAGCACCCCGGTGACGAGCACCTGGTCGGTTATGTCACCGAATCGTTCCCGGGCGCGCTGGACCCGGCCGGGGTACGCGCGGAGCTGGCGGAGCGGCTGCCGTCGTACATGGTGCCGGTTGC
The nucleotide sequence above comes from Mycobacterium pseudokansasii. Encoded proteins:
- a CDS encoding glycogen/starch/alpha-glucan phosphorylase, with product MTHANQPAAQSSTTASAAGAAPSSVEDVRTGMSSHALLQAIEDHLRYSLGRPAAFLQPKHYYRALALAVRDRMQQRWIETTQTYLDLSRKVACYLSAEFLLGPHLGNNLLNLQLEDQARAALAALGQDLDEVLACEEEPGLGNGGLGRLAACYLDSLATLERPAIGYGIRYEFGIFDQEIHDGWQVEKTDNWLADGNPWEIAKPELSYQVGWGGHTESYTDEQGRYRVRWVPQRAAKGVYYGTPIQGYGVNTCNTLTLWSARAIQSLALDAFNAGDYYRAVDDQVVSETLTKVLYPNDQPEVGKQLRLAQQHFFVSCSLQDMLHLLEDFAGLPVRELSNRVAIQLNDTHPSIAVAELMRLLVDERDLDWDEAWQITVASLAYTNHTLLPEALETWPLSMFQRFLPRHLEIIYEINRRFLDEVRARFPGDEDRVRRMSLIDEGGERRIRMAHLATVGSHAVNGVAALHSELLKTTVLKDFYEMWPERFSNKTNGVTPRRFVALSNPGLRRLLDETLGEGWLRDLDRLRELAPLAGDPALQQRWRAVKRENKARLSDYVRANTGIAVDPDWLFDIQVKRIHEYKRQHLNLLHIVTAYHRLKQRPHLEIAPRAYIFGGKAAPGYTMAKLMIKLVNSVAETVNADPDVNDRMKVAFIPNFNVQNAQVIYPAADLSEQISTAGKEASGTGNMKFMMNGALTIGTLDGANVEIREQVGAENFFLFGLTVQEVQRVLHDGYRPGDYIRENEELAAVLGLIADGRFSRGDTAVFAPLIANLTDHDPFLVIADYADYLRAQQQVDTTWRDTESWTRKSILNSAHSGKFSSDRAIAEYCDDIWNITPVPIGSPND
- a CDS encoding GGDEF domain-containing protein, yielding MNALHLSVPAASSSPLRFALFDYVSGMERLVQAVQELSLARSLPDIQRIVRSSARELLGCDGATFVLREHDMCYYADEDAIGPLWKGSRFPVEACISGWAMLNRDAAVVPDIYRDPRIPHTIYRPTFIKSLVMVPIRKLDPIGAIGNYWAQQHRPTEQEVCLLQALADSTSIAMENVQVYVEMERRVRDRTAALEKGHEEIRRLSVTDELTGLNNRRGFYLLADAALGAARRQGRDCMLAFLDVDGLKRVNDQLGHDVGDTLIADVARVLRTALPESAILARMGGDEFCALVTDVDCDSATLKARLVAGFRHFNETSHRSYRVSASIGVVRARAADVNAIDELLAQADELMYAEKKASPSSRLAD
- a CDS encoding MbtH family protein codes for the protein MSINPFDDDNGSFFVLVNDEEQHSLWPVFADIPAGWRVVFGEASRAECLDYVEQNWTDIRPKSLRDRLARNAGSDA